TCACCTCGATTTCGTCGTCACCGACCTCGAGCAGGCCATCGAACGCGCGCTCGAGGCCGGCGCCGAGATCGAGGACTGGCCGCAGGAATTCGCCTGGGGACGGCAGGCCACGCTGTCGGATCCGTTCGGGCACGGGCTGTGTTTTATCGAATGGAAGGGCCAGGGCTACGGGACTGTCGCCGACTGAGCCGGCCGCTGCGCACGGCGTGGGCGTTTTCGGACTATTCGCCTGTTGCCGGCTGCGCCGCGATGTCACATTTCCATGCAGGGTCGTGCCTGCCTGTTTCCTTGATGCCCGCGTTGTAATAACATTGTGCTGCCGTCAATACTGGCCACACCATGAGCAACAAGACATGAAGGCAACGATCCGCAAGATGGGCAACTCGCAAGGTGTCCTGATCCCCAAGACAATCCTGGCACAGCTGGGTCTGGAGAATGAAGTGGAAATGGAAATCGTGAATGACACGCTGGTGATGCGCCGGCCCCGGCAGGCGCCGCGGCAAGGCTGGGCCGAAGCCAGCCGGCAGATCGCCGCGGCCGGCGACGATACCCTGGTGCTGGGCGAGCTGCCCAACGCC
This Cupriavidus nantongensis DNA region includes the following protein-coding sequences:
- a CDS encoding AbrB/MazE/SpoVT family DNA-binding domain-containing protein; translated protein: MKATIRKMGNSQGVLIPKTILAQLGLENEVEMEIVNDTLVMRRPRQAPRQGWAEASRQIAAAGDDTLVLGELPNADDAELKW